A region of Nocardioides sp. JS614 DNA encodes the following proteins:
- a CDS encoding TauD/TfdA family dioxygenase, which translates to MITSDTQEIPVLAWNGNARGAVVDAARGILATVGLVRLTGFPASAAQFVQFLRAFGQPLGYYGDDAGTHPEDRAIWRIKYDPAAAFRGETHAVEGPLHAHSSQSMRDPRPRFFSMLMVDGGWQGRPFGMNGESILASWRDALERMRHTLGTEYAATMETLRAPVLFPDGVRRPLVYPLASSKSEDDLGVRMKSDLMLFLTGHCPEEPAAQAVARLADAAAHTALRVQLQSGDLVLLDNDRWGHGRESVVGREAHADGSVHLNPRELWSATVA; encoded by the coding sequence ATGATCACCTCGGACACCCAAGAGATTCCTGTTCTGGCGTGGAACGGCAATGCTCGCGGGGCGGTCGTCGACGCCGCCCGCGGGATACTGGCCACCGTAGGCCTCGTTCGGCTGACAGGATTCCCCGCTTCTGCAGCGCAGTTCGTGCAGTTCTTGCGCGCATTCGGACAGCCTCTCGGCTACTACGGAGACGATGCCGGGACCCACCCAGAGGACCGCGCCATCTGGCGGATCAAGTACGACCCCGCTGCGGCGTTCCGTGGCGAGACGCACGCAGTTGAAGGCCCACTGCATGCGCATTCGTCGCAGTCCATGCGTGACCCGCGGCCGCGCTTCTTCAGCATGCTGATGGTCGATGGCGGCTGGCAGGGCCGGCCATTCGGGATGAACGGAGAGTCGATTCTCGCGTCCTGGCGGGATGCACTGGAACGCATGCGGCACACGCTCGGAACCGAGTACGCAGCGACGATGGAGACCCTTCGCGCGCCGGTGCTATTCCCCGACGGCGTGCGCCGGCCGCTCGTTTACCCGCTGGCGTCGTCGAAGTCGGAGGATGACCTCGGCGTGCGTATGAAGAGCGACCTCATGCTCTTCCTCACCGGACATTGTCCCGAGGAACCTGCGGCGCAGGCTGTAGCGAGGTTGGCCGACGCCGCAGCACACACTGCCCTTCGTGTTCAGTTGCAGTCGGGAGACCTCGTCCTCCTCGATAACGACCGGTGGGGGCACGGGCGCGAGTCAGTTGTTGGTCGCGAAGCGCATGCCGACGGATCCGTTCACCTCAATCCGAGAGAGCTCTGGAGCGCTACGGTCGCGTGA
- a CDS encoding sigma-70 family RNA polymerase sigma factor, which translates to MEHNNTRGNGPERPQRIADIIKTAIEAAVSMPEVTAEASMLSKSMKPFVGSLCLGATRGLGDCPADGTARARHLYVESLGLAPAHVREALTVAKSDGVDPVAQSALYEVARRAIEGLLPFALEAYSEGKAIEAATLAVLPAERRGSSHSTVRDTSATHARGRLTAHAAGLNAWPVLAYSETTRLLGDESGLPLTDSQVNPEKRARPPATFFEKIDPAELAVRGLRVALPLCHRREDAEDLVQDALERMCKYGVQRDDFTFSYFATTIRNLATNRALDAAKGPLTPGDEIIEIFQPAHDDQERVELLAWNVKREILNEAGCGRRCRAASVSVSGTHYVSHQSADVAVAAIRELIARDELDDRPTSGKSRRTVAEVIASGAGAYSVEFSDEIAKRATHLLVTAALTVAGR; encoded by the coding sequence ATGGAGCACAACAACACCCGCGGGAACGGGCCGGAGAGGCCCCAGAGGATTGCGGACATCATCAAGACGGCCATCGAGGCGGCCGTCAGCATGCCGGAGGTCACAGCCGAGGCGTCAATGTTGTCCAAGTCCATGAAGCCGTTCGTAGGCAGCCTCTGCCTAGGCGCCACCCGCGGACTCGGAGACTGCCCGGCCGATGGCACCGCCAGGGCCAGGCACCTCTACGTCGAGTCGCTCGGCCTTGCCCCGGCTCATGTCCGCGAGGCGCTGACCGTCGCCAAGAGCGATGGCGTCGACCCCGTCGCTCAGTCCGCCCTATACGAGGTCGCTCGACGGGCGATCGAGGGCCTCCTCCCGTTCGCGCTCGAGGCGTACAGCGAGGGCAAGGCGATCGAAGCCGCCACGTTGGCAGTGCTGCCCGCTGAACGGCGTGGTAGCTCGCACTCGACTGTCCGCGACACCAGCGCGACCCACGCCCGTGGGCGTCTCACTGCGCATGCCGCCGGGCTGAATGCTTGGCCGGTCCTGGCGTACTCGGAGACCACCCGACTACTGGGCGACGAGTCCGGGCTCCCGCTCACGGATTCGCAGGTCAACCCCGAGAAGAGGGCGAGGCCTCCAGCCACGTTCTTCGAGAAGATCGATCCGGCTGAGCTGGCCGTCCGTGGCCTGCGAGTCGCCCTGCCGCTGTGCCACAGGCGCGAGGATGCGGAGGACCTCGTCCAGGACGCTCTGGAGCGCATGTGCAAATACGGCGTCCAGCGCGATGACTTCACGTTCTCGTACTTCGCGACGACGATCCGCAATCTCGCCACCAACCGCGCGCTCGACGCGGCGAAGGGTCCGTTGACGCCTGGCGATGAGATCATCGAGATCTTCCAGCCGGCGCACGACGACCAGGAGCGCGTCGAACTCCTCGCCTGGAACGTCAAGCGCGAGATTCTCAACGAGGCCGGCTGCGGGCGCCGCTGCCGCGCCGCCAGCGTCTCCGTGTCAGGTACCCACTACGTCTCGCACCAGTCGGCGGACGTCGCGGTCGCGGCAATCCGGGAGCTCATCGCACGCGACGAGCTCGACGACCGTCCCACTAGCGGCAAGAGCCGCCGAACTGTGGCGGAGGTGATCGCCTCCGGCGCTGGCGCCTACAGCGTGGAGTTTTCCGACGAGATCGCTAAGCGAGCCACCCACCTACTCGTGACCGCTGCCCTCACTGTTGCAGGCCGTTGA
- the drmC gene encoding DISARM system phospholipase D-like protein DrmC, whose translation MPATVDKAGECDALEVGATFDAVFDDIGDAVVDSVKEKLEAGKNARFDDGVPGNGTQSRDCVLRAIAGAKSVHRDLTPVWTMPGNEAKVGHLTGEFHRLVQAARISVTCATYNFEKTSQMWTVLKDAAEQPGVVVTVYVDGDKADATRVQAQLPRATIYRSAELPSGKRVVSHAKFIVIDHEVLLLTSANFSFSAESRNVEFGLLVRDAALAESVESTMTSKHGSLYELV comes from the coding sequence TTGCCCGCCACCGTCGACAAGGCGGGGGAGTGTGACGCGCTTGAAGTAGGCGCCACGTTCGACGCCGTCTTCGATGACATCGGCGATGCGGTTGTCGACTCGGTCAAAGAGAAGTTGGAAGCCGGAAAGAACGCGCGGTTCGACGATGGCGTCCCGGGGAATGGCACGCAGTCGCGCGACTGCGTGCTGCGGGCGATCGCGGGAGCCAAGTCCGTCCACCGTGACCTAACTCCGGTGTGGACCATGCCCGGCAACGAAGCCAAGGTCGGACACCTCACCGGGGAGTTCCACCGACTCGTCCAGGCCGCACGGATCTCAGTCACGTGTGCCACCTACAACTTCGAGAAGACCTCGCAGATGTGGACCGTACTCAAGGATGCAGCCGAACAGCCCGGCGTCGTGGTGACCGTCTACGTCGACGGCGATAAGGCCGACGCCACCAGAGTCCAGGCCCAGCTCCCGCGAGCGACAATCTACCGATCTGCGGAACTCCCATCGGGCAAGCGCGTGGTTAGCCATGCCAAGTTCATCGTCATCGACCACGAAGTCCTGCTGCTCACCAGCGCCAACTTCTCCTTCAGCGCGGAGAGCCGCAACGTCGAGTTCGGCCTGCTCGTCCGCGACGCAGCCCTCGCTGAGTCAGTCGAGTCCACCATGACGAGCAAGCATGGCTCCCTCTACGAGCTTGTTTGA
- the tcmP gene encoding three-Cys-motif partner protein TcmP, which produces MAANDSFFQKKKPAAVLKHAVLAEYLNVFCAMVGGSFSGPVWLVDGYAGPGTYDADDDGEPVTGSPIVALEIAEKAAQWKSPRNIRCAFIEQKPNYLKQLRSNVKPFQDRGCHALVLGGEVQEQLPKAWEEVGTSPVLTLLDPFGVSMARGMMTGTLLGRSKPPSEVLLNINVEAVSRHGGYLQRGAGGTPEIKPGLSSQGVEKADLFFGGEWWRARFLDARDETSSAALAAAAVVDDYRAAIAKETGTLSISVPIRRRANRAPLFLLTLFYRHDAAGYKFADAAARASRKWRDAYRRQDLDDFFEKDDEQEMLPIMGDVIRDDSASRSADAERQLERASISAVATNIQALVDQLTQVAVGRNVVPILGNTLSLAGESTIRKAWDQLADAGSVHPRDKKKDLWKQVIVTR; this is translated from the coding sequence ATGGCGGCGAATGATTCCTTCTTCCAGAAGAAGAAGCCTGCTGCTGTGCTCAAGCACGCCGTCCTGGCCGAGTACTTGAACGTCTTCTGCGCGATGGTTGGCGGCTCGTTTTCCGGTCCCGTGTGGTTGGTGGATGGCTACGCCGGCCCCGGCACGTACGACGCGGACGACGACGGCGAGCCAGTCACTGGATCGCCGATCGTCGCACTGGAGATCGCGGAGAAGGCAGCGCAGTGGAAGTCGCCTCGCAACATCCGCTGCGCCTTCATCGAGCAGAAGCCGAACTACCTGAAGCAGCTCCGATCGAACGTCAAGCCGTTCCAGGATCGCGGCTGCCACGCCCTCGTTCTTGGCGGCGAGGTACAAGAGCAACTGCCCAAGGCGTGGGAGGAAGTCGGCACCAGCCCGGTGCTCACCCTGCTCGATCCGTTCGGAGTCTCGATGGCACGAGGCATGATGACCGGCACCCTGCTAGGGCGGAGCAAGCCACCGTCGGAGGTGCTGCTCAATATCAACGTCGAGGCTGTCTCCCGCCACGGCGGGTATCTCCAGCGTGGCGCAGGCGGCACGCCGGAGATCAAGCCGGGGCTCTCCAGCCAAGGCGTGGAGAAGGCTGACCTCTTCTTTGGCGGCGAGTGGTGGCGCGCACGGTTCCTGGATGCGCGCGACGAGACATCCTCTGCCGCTCTTGCCGCGGCCGCAGTGGTCGACGACTACCGAGCTGCGATAGCGAAGGAGACAGGGACACTCTCGATCTCTGTCCCGATCCGGCGCAGGGCGAACCGGGCGCCGCTCTTCCTCTTGACGCTCTTCTACCGACACGATGCAGCCGGATACAAGTTCGCGGATGCGGCCGCGCGGGCATCACGAAAGTGGCGGGACGCGTATCGCCGCCAGGACCTCGACGACTTCTTCGAGAAAGACGACGAGCAGGAGATGCTACCGATCATGGGCGACGTCATCCGCGATGACAGCGCGAGCAGATCAGCGGACGCCGAACGTCAGCTGGAACGTGCCAGCATCAGTGCCGTTGCCACGAACATCCAAGCGCTAGTCGATCAGTTGACCCAGGTAGCCGTCGGGCGCAACGTGGTACCGATCCTGGGGAACACCCTCTCGCTCGCTGGGGAGTCGACGATTCGGAAGGCCTGGGATCAGCTCGCTGATGCGGGCTCAGTTCATCCTCGGGACAAGAAGAAGGACCTGTGGAAGCAAGTCATCGTCACGCGGTGA
- a CDS encoding nuclease-related domain-containing protein, with protein sequence MTGSTAPHEGGAEVSDKQMKLRYAGTCRVCGTDLPARAEAIYERTTKSVRCVACPSAPPESGEHEAGVTAEAEATPESGVAGSSARREFERRRAKDEERLRKKWGRFGGIAAALSDERQSTKAWERGAVGEELLGARLDSLASRDVAVLHDRRIPNSKADIDHIVIVRSGIWVVDAKRYQGRPELKIEGGILRPRVEKVLVGRRDCTKLVDGVIKQVDLVRDLVGDMPVNAALCFVDADWPLIGGAFSTRGVYVLWPKRLGKLLAEAPPGELDVAAVREAVASRFKSA encoded by the coding sequence ATGACCGGGAGCACGGCACCCCACGAGGGCGGCGCGGAGGTCTCGGACAAGCAGATGAAGCTGCGCTACGCCGGCACGTGTCGAGTCTGCGGGACTGACCTGCCCGCCCGCGCCGAGGCGATCTATGAACGCACGACCAAGTCGGTGCGATGCGTTGCGTGCCCATCCGCCCCGCCTGAGTCGGGCGAACACGAGGCCGGGGTGACAGCGGAGGCGGAAGCAACGCCTGAGTCGGGTGTTGCTGGGTCTTCTGCGCGCCGCGAGTTTGAGCGCCGCAGAGCCAAAGACGAGGAACGGCTCCGCAAGAAGTGGGGTCGCTTCGGCGGGATCGCGGCTGCGCTTTCTGACGAGCGACAGAGTACGAAGGCTTGGGAGCGAGGAGCGGTCGGCGAGGAGCTTCTCGGTGCTCGGCTCGACTCTCTGGCTTCCCGCGACGTCGCCGTGCTGCACGATCGGCGCATCCCCAACTCGAAGGCCGACATCGACCACATCGTCATCGTGCGCAGCGGCATCTGGGTCGTGGATGCCAAGCGCTACCAGGGGCGACCCGAACTGAAGATCGAAGGCGGCATCCTGCGCCCCCGGGTCGAGAAGGTCCTTGTCGGCCGACGGGACTGCACGAAGCTCGTTGACGGGGTCATCAAGCAGGTCGACCTTGTGCGTGACCTAGTGGGGGACATGCCAGTCAACGCTGCGCTCTGCTTCGTTGACGCCGACTGGCCGCTGATTGGTGGTGCCTTCTCGACCCGTGGCGTGTACGTACTCTGGCCGAAGCGTCTCGGCAAACTATTGGCCGAGGCCCCGCCGGGCGAGCTCGACGTCGCTGCTGTGCGTGAGGCAGTGGCCTCACGGTTCAAGTCAGCCTGA
- a CDS encoding MarR family transcriptional regulator: MTVDTEGLRAMSRAAFGQTYRLEIMLAVAEAEDGLVTLTDLARSLELSTSNVQVALKSLVATGLLSELPKGDNRRRYLLRNPSPAWDWARQMLDQVSVVPADR, from the coding sequence ATGACGGTCGACACCGAGGGACTGCGTGCCATGTCGCGCGCTGCCTTCGGACAGACCTATCGTCTGGAGATCATGCTGGCCGTTGCGGAGGCCGAGGACGGCCTTGTAACCCTGACGGACCTCGCACGGTCACTGGAACTATCGACGAGCAACGTCCAAGTTGCGCTGAAAAGTCTGGTCGCCACCGGACTGTTGTCGGAGCTGCCCAAGGGCGACAATCGCCGAAGGTACCTGCTGCGGAACCCGAGCCCAGCGTGGGACTGGGCTCGGCAGATGCTCGACCAGGTGTCGGTAGTTCCGGCGGACCGATGA
- a CDS encoding TauD/TfdA family dioxygenase, which yields MSLTTSARNQWETLVLTTSEHDVLADAGGASAPDPYTEPAAFRRYATDVWAQLNDSTRERVQALRLGISPRPELYIANLPAVPSLPPTPTDGRWVKTTSGHHSELLMVAFASELGCPISYADQRSGAVFHDIYPTRANAAAVSSQSHLVGLGFHSEMFFHPTPPDFLVLHCLRPDPGGAALTGVSDMASVELSLSRADMNVLSAPSFALDLARLHGSYTYLGRPIAEADPRPCVPVVGRDRIRFEPALTTPTSGTAQRALVSAERVAEREVAFGALGDGAMLLVDNRRAVHSRTSFPARYDGTDRWLRRMMVAAVDTPPADGIVRFSDLDLMRPWEACGAAFAEVPYGRAEVLA from the coding sequence GTGAGCCTCACAACGTCTGCCCGTAACCAGTGGGAGACCTTGGTCCTCACCACTTCCGAGCATGACGTCCTCGCCGACGCGGGGGGCGCCTCGGCCCCGGACCCGTACACGGAGCCCGCGGCGTTCAGGCGCTACGCCACCGATGTCTGGGCACAGCTGAACGACAGTACCCGCGAGAGGGTACAAGCGCTGCGCCTCGGAATCTCGCCGCGGCCCGAGTTGTACATCGCGAACCTTCCTGCGGTCCCCAGTCTGCCGCCCACGCCGACGGACGGGCGGTGGGTGAAGACGACCTCAGGGCACCACAGCGAACTGCTGATGGTCGCGTTCGCCTCGGAGCTTGGATGCCCGATCTCGTACGCCGACCAGCGGTCGGGCGCGGTGTTCCACGACATCTATCCGACGCGCGCTAACGCAGCGGCCGTGTCGAGCCAGAGCCACCTCGTGGGTCTCGGCTTTCACTCGGAGATGTTCTTCCACCCGACCCCGCCGGATTTCCTTGTCCTCCACTGCCTTCGTCCCGATCCGGGGGGCGCCGCTCTCACGGGAGTCTCGGATATGGCAAGCGTCGAGTTGTCGCTGAGCCGCGCTGACATGAACGTTCTAAGCGCTCCGAGTTTCGCGCTGGATCTTGCACGGTTGCACGGCAGCTATACGTACCTCGGGCGGCCCATTGCCGAGGCGGATCCGCGGCCGTGCGTGCCTGTCGTGGGGCGCGACAGGATTCGCTTCGAGCCTGCCTTGACTACGCCGACCTCGGGAACTGCCCAGAGGGCGTTGGTGAGCGCCGAGCGCGTTGCGGAGCGCGAGGTTGCCTTTGGCGCTCTCGGTGATGGCGCCATGTTGCTTGTGGACAACCGTCGTGCGGTCCACTCGCGCACGTCTTTCCCTGCCCGGTACGACGGCACTGACCGCTGGCTCCGTCGGATGATGGTGGCGGCGGTCGATACGCCGCCTGCAGATGGCATCGTGCGGTTCTCCGACCTGGATCTCATGAGACCGTGGGAAGCGTGCGGAGCTGCATTCGCGGAGGTCCCGTACGGACGCGCTGAGGTGCTGGCATGA
- a CDS encoding DUF5131 family protein produces MRIKSGIEWTEVTWNPTTGCDRISEGCDNCYALAMAKRLKAMGSERYQADGDPRTSGPGFALTLHPDALAQPFRWGGSRLVFVNSMSDLFHAKVPISFVRDVFDVIARTPQHTYQLLTKRSARLPKVADKLDWPPNLWLGVSVENSDHVYRVDHLRQVPAAVRFLSCEPLIGPLPDLDLNGIGWVITGGESGPRARPLDPDWVREIRDNCVASGVPFFHKQWGGRTPKEHGRHLDGTLWDEMPKLVTA; encoded by the coding sequence ATGCGAATCAAGTCCGGGATCGAGTGGACAGAGGTCACCTGGAACCCGACCACTGGTTGCGACCGGATCAGCGAAGGCTGCGACAACTGCTACGCGCTCGCAATGGCCAAGCGGCTCAAGGCGATGGGCTCCGAGCGCTATCAAGCGGACGGCGACCCTCGCACTTCCGGGCCAGGATTCGCACTCACCCTCCACCCCGACGCACTCGCACAGCCGTTCCGCTGGGGCGGCAGTCGATTGGTCTTCGTCAACTCGATGAGCGACCTGTTCCACGCGAAGGTCCCGATCTCGTTCGTCCGCGACGTCTTCGATGTCATCGCACGCACGCCGCAGCACACGTATCAGTTGCTGACCAAGCGGTCAGCGCGCCTACCCAAGGTCGCCGACAAGCTCGATTGGCCGCCGAACCTCTGGTTGGGCGTCAGCGTTGAGAACTCCGACCACGTCTACCGCGTAGACCACCTCCGGCAGGTGCCCGCGGCAGTGCGGTTCCTCTCGTGCGAACCGCTCATCGGCCCACTGCCCGACTTGGATCTGAATGGCATCGGCTGGGTGATCACGGGCGGCGAGTCCGGTCCGAGAGCACGTCCACTCGACCCCGACTGGGTACGAGAGATCCGAGACAACTGTGTGGCGTCAGGCGTGCCGTTCTTTCACAAGCAATGGGGCGGCAGGACACCAAAGGAACACGGTCGTCACCTCGATGGCACCTTGTGGGACGAGATGCCCAAGCTCGTCACCGCGTGA